One genomic segment of Mesoterricola silvestris includes these proteins:
- a CDS encoding protein-glutamate methylesterase/protein-glutamine glutaminase, which yields MSPDPIKVLIIDDSAVVRQALTEILGKDRGIKVIGQAMDPLFAMEKMKKEWPDVILLDVEMPRMDGITFLRKIMAEHPTPVIICSSLTAKGAETTMQALAAGAFTIFTKPTMGVKNFLEDSSGDLVVAVRAAAGARVNRVLKPVPPKANADIVLPPGGESMVVTTERFTAIGTSTGGTQALEFVLASLPRTCPGIVVVQHMPEKFTAAFAARLNSICEIEVREARTGDRVLAGRALIAPGGKHLVVRRSGAQYVAEVVSAPPVNRHCPSVDVLFRSVAKYAGRNALGVIMTGMGDDGARGLLEMKQAGAHTLAQDEESCVVFGMPKEAIKLGAADKVVPLSMIPELIAR from the coding sequence GTGTCCCCTGACCCCATCAAAGTCCTGATCATCGACGATTCCGCGGTGGTGCGGCAGGCCCTCACGGAGATCCTGGGCAAGGACCGGGGCATCAAGGTCATCGGCCAGGCCATGGATCCGCTTTTCGCCATGGAGAAGATGAAGAAGGAATGGCCCGACGTCATCCTCCTGGACGTGGAGATGCCGCGCATGGACGGGATCACCTTCCTGCGCAAGATCATGGCCGAGCACCCCACGCCCGTCATCATCTGCTCCTCCCTCACCGCCAAGGGCGCAGAGACCACCATGCAGGCCCTGGCCGCCGGCGCCTTCACGATCTTCACCAAGCCCACCATGGGCGTGAAGAACTTCCTGGAGGACAGCTCGGGCGACCTGGTCGTGGCCGTGCGGGCCGCGGCGGGGGCCCGGGTGAACCGGGTGCTCAAGCCCGTCCCCCCCAAGGCCAACGCCGACATCGTCCTGCCCCCCGGAGGGGAGTCCATGGTGGTCACCACGGAGCGGTTCACCGCCATCGGCACCTCCACCGGGGGCACCCAGGCCCTGGAATTCGTCCTGGCCTCGCTGCCCCGCACCTGCCCAGGCATCGTGGTGGTCCAGCACATGCCCGAGAAGTTCACGGCCGCCTTCGCGGCCCGGCTCAACAGCATCTGCGAGATCGAGGTGCGGGAGGCCCGGACCGGGGACCGCGTCCTGGCCGGCCGCGCCCTCATCGCCCCCGGCGGGAAGCACCTCGTGGTGCGCCGCAGCGGCGCCCAGTACGTGGCCGAGGTGGTGAGCGCGCCCCCCGTGAACCGGCACTGCCCCTCCGTGGACGTGCTGTTCCGCTCCGTGGCCAAGTACGCCGGCCGGAACGCCCTGGGGGTGATCATGACCGGCATGGGCGACGACGGCGCCCGGGGCCTCCTGGAGATGAAGCAGGCCGGAGCCCACACCCTGGCCCAGGACGAGGAGAGCTGCGTGGTCTTCGGCATGCCCAAGGAGGCCATCAAGCTCGGCGCCGCCGACAAGGTCGTCCCCCTCTCCATGATCCCCGAACTCATCGCCCGCTGA
- a CDS encoding hybrid sensor histidine kinase/response regulator, which produces METQETLLIIDDDAGLRRALRAFLEGIGLRVLDAPDGVRGLDLARREGPVMVLLDLTMPGMSGFEVCRELAALPGDHHPVVIVMSGLLGTTQRMKAFHAGAVDCLAKPVQYEELEVRVRTHLAIRRNTAALRESRDKLGKALHDSGAMNRNLLALNEKLQRSEAVKTRFLALMRNEIYNPLSDIMGLADGIADPSLPPGKAQELAARIKHEAFHLDCQIRNVFTAAEVEAGESSPFVTKVDVASVAEDVVASFAPMARTRGITLRMDLQGLGADFPTDADMLHHILANLLSNAVQHGAGVAELRATETEAGLVLEVQDAGPGIAGASLKAIFEPFRHADGPFKVARGQGLGLVVARALVDILDGRLDVESEPGQGSLFRVTLPRTTSLANPDAHAQDDNIIFFDEPQAF; this is translated from the coding sequence ATGGAGACCCAGGAAACCCTTCTCATCATCGACGACGACGCGGGGCTCAGGCGGGCCCTGCGGGCCTTCCTGGAGGGCATCGGCCTGCGGGTGCTGGACGCCCCCGACGGGGTGCGGGGCCTGGACCTGGCCCGGAGGGAGGGGCCGGTCATGGTCCTGCTGGACCTGACCATGCCCGGCATGAGCGGGTTCGAGGTGTGCCGGGAGCTGGCGGCCCTGCCCGGGGACCACCATCCCGTGGTGATCGTCATGAGCGGCCTCCTGGGCACCACCCAGCGCATGAAGGCCTTCCACGCCGGCGCCGTGGACTGCCTGGCCAAGCCGGTGCAGTACGAGGAGCTGGAGGTGCGGGTGCGCACCCACCTGGCCATCCGCAGGAACACGGCGGCCCTGAGGGAGAGCCGGGACAAGCTGGGCAAGGCCCTCCACGATTCCGGCGCCATGAACCGCAACCTCCTGGCCCTCAACGAGAAGCTCCAGCGCTCCGAGGCCGTGAAGACCCGGTTCCTGGCCCTCATGCGCAACGAGATCTACAACCCCCTCAGCGACATCATGGGCCTGGCCGACGGCATCGCCGACCCGTCCCTGCCCCCCGGCAAGGCCCAGGAGCTCGCGGCCCGCATCAAGCACGAGGCCTTCCACCTGGACTGCCAGATCCGCAACGTCTTCACCGCCGCCGAGGTGGAGGCCGGCGAGTCCAGTCCCTTCGTCACGAAGGTGGACGTGGCGTCGGTGGCGGAGGACGTGGTGGCCTCCTTCGCGCCCATGGCCAGGACCCGGGGCATCACCCTGCGCATGGATCTCCAGGGCCTCGGGGCGGACTTCCCCACCGACGCGGACATGCTCCACCACATCCTGGCCAACCTCCTTTCCAACGCCGTGCAGCACGGGGCGGGCGTCGCGGAGCTGCGCGCCACGGAGACGGAGGCCGGCCTGGTGCTGGAGGTGCAGGACGCCGGGCCGGGCATCGCAGGGGCCTCCCTCAAGGCCATCTTCGAGCCCTTCCGCCACGCCGACGGCCCCTTCAAGGTGGCCCGGGGCCAGGGCCTGGGACTGGTGGTGGCGAGGGCCCTGGTGGACATCCTGGACGGCCGGCTCGACGTGGAAAGCGAGCCGGGCCAGGGGAGCCTGTTCCGGGTGACCCTGCCCAGGACCACGTCCCTGGCCAACCCCGACGCCCACGCCCAGGACGACAACATCATCTTCTTCGA